A section of the Takifugu rubripes unplaced genomic scaffold, fTakRub1.2, whole genome shotgun sequence genome encodes:
- the LOC101062588 gene encoding GRB10-interacting GYF protein 2 isoform X3: MAETQTLNFGPEWLRALSSGGGGGGGSGCAVASPPLSPVLPKYKLADYRYGREEMLALYVKDNKIPTDLQDKEFLPILQEEPLPPLALVSFTEEEQRNFSMSVNSAAVLRLTGRGSGPIVGPSRGRSTSRGRGRGRGDGGFYQRSFDDVEGFGRGGREMHRSQSWEERGDRRFEKPGRKDPAEAAPGHFQMNHVRSTYEDGGAVLPRKHDFARTGSENWRSTRDDQNGEDDEGGWRLAGSRRDGERWCPPSPDGPRSAGWREVPDQRRRFPFDAREDERGYRRPRSGSGSLEDERDSLPEWCLEDAEEEAGTFDSSGAFLSLKAPKEPILEEAELEFRPLEECEEGLEDEERPETKEAEAQREAVHKEGPGVSDAAPPVAPPPVSESQGPAQPLSQSQGLRPEESERPAEQRCPLEVPPEPCSAPLHAPMASALLESLPMAHVPTPHAAASAAPPSGQLQPPKPGEIPAPLPKPLSFSAGVRAPISRPGPAAQDPDEDEGLKHLEQEAEKMVAYLQDGGVDDDRVTAKTADKPKPAGLPLTHEAALKWFYKDPQGEIQGPFSNQEMTEWFQAGYFTVSLLVKRGCDEVFQPLGEIMKIWGRVPFAPGPAPPPLQGDGDQERLKRQQLTALNLYQLQQLQYQYLLRQQYAQALAQQKAAALSSAPLQQQQQHQQQISLILQQYQALKLRASDSLLPPVTRSLSVPDSGSVWEMQNSSSQASCTPSLQQAAPCSEFHPGSLLPWDGGSVWDLPIDSMAQAPTIEQMQQYEKAKTAKLELERREADMRAKREEEERKRLEEALRARQEEERKRLEEEEVARQKQEEALRRQREHEEAQRRKREEEERLAQEEALRRLEERRKEEEEKERKKREEFLRKQQEEERRKQEELEVLRRREEEKRAEEEAAAAQQQQEEEQKRREQEALRLQELQRQRLQHQEALRRLQQQQQQQQQLAQMKLPSSSKWGQQSVSTVSQNQNTLSLAEIQKLEEERERQAREESRRQQLELLKLQQQQVLQQAQQPQAKPSGWGGVAKQPAVTKSLVEIQREEAQQMKQRKEPQPQHAAVTPPRSVGARPVQTPLSTSVWGSISTSLSTNWGSDSSSVWGDPHNANIGFWDDAVKEAVQPPPQPRKGSTQKNSKGNAGLSALSGRANKKAEEEEKLLRLFQGVSKSQQDTFMQWCEQTLHTLNTANNLDVPTFASFLKEVDSPYEVHDYVRAYLGDTPEAKDFAKQFIDRRAKQNTNQHKPAPAPPPQPLRQQQDSVWGGTGSSPVYQGNHTGVQQRFETVTSGKKKKKQKMVRADPSLLGFSVNASSERLNMGEIETVEDF, from the exons atggccgaAACCCAGACACTCAATTTTGGACCAGAATG GCTCCGTGCCCTgtccagcggcggcggcggcggcggcgggagcggCTGTGCCGTTGCCTCCCCACCTCTTTCACCCGTGTTGCCAAAGTATAAACTTGCAGACTATCGCTACGGAAGAGAAGAAATGTTAGCACTTTATGTAAAGGATAACAAG ATccccacagacctgcaggacaagGAGTTCCTGCCCATACTGCAAGAGGAGCCGCTGCCGCCTCTGGCGCTCGTGTCTTTCACAGAGGAGGAACAG AGAAACTTCTCCATGTCTGTAAACAGTGCGGCGGTGCTCCGGCTGACGGGGCGAGGGAGCGGGCCGATAGTGGGGCCGTCCAGAGGCCGAAGTACCTCAAGAGGTCGCG GCCGGGGGCGAGGAGACGGCGGGTTTTACCAAAGAAGCTTTGATGATGTGGAGGGTTTTGGTCGTGGAGGCAGAGAGATGCACCGTTCCCAGAGCTGGGAAGAAAG GGGCGACAGAAGGTTCGAGAAGCCCGGGCGGAAGGACCCAG CCGAGGCGGCGCCGGGACATTTCCAGATGAACCACG TCCGCAGCACCTACGAGGACGGAGGGGCGGTCCTGCCGAGGAAGCACGACTTTGCGCGCACGGGGAGCGAGAACTGGCGCTCTACCCGCGATGATCAGAACGGCGAGGACGACGAGGGGGGGTGGCGCTTGGCAGGGTCCCGTCGGGACGGCGAGCGCTGGTGTCCTCCCAGCCCAG ATGGGCCGCGGTCGGCCGGGTGGAGGGAGGTCCCGGATCAGCGCCGCCGCTTCCCCTTCGATGCCCGAGAAGACGAGCGCGGCTACAGGAGGCCGCGGTCGGGCAGCGGCAGCCTGGAGGACGAGCGGGACAGCCTGCCGGAGTGGTGCCTGGAGGACgccgaggaggaggcggggaCCTTCGACTCCTCGGGGGCTTTTCTCTCCCTCAAG GCCCCCAAGGAGCCCATTCttgaggaggcggagctggagTTCCGGCCGTTAGAGGAGTGTGAGGAGGGCCTGGAGGACGAGGAGCGCCCGGAGACCAAAGAAGCTGAAGCCCAGAGAGAAGCTGTCCACAAAG AGGGGCCAGGAGTGTCAGACGCAGCCCCGcccgtcgccccccccccggtctCGGAGTCCCAGGGTCCGGCTCAGCCCCTGTCCCAGAGCCAGGGTTTGAGACCAGAAGAGTCCGAGAGGCCTGCTGAGCAACGGTGCCCCCTGGAGGTGCCCCCAGAGCCCTGCAGCGCTCCCCTGCACGCCCCCATGGCCAGCGCCCTCCTGGAGTCCCTCCCCATGGCCCACGTTCCTACGCCTCATGCTGCAG CTTCAGCGGCGCCACCTTCAGGCCAACTTCAGCCCCCAAAGCCTGGGGAGAtccctgctcccctccccaAGCCCTTGTCCTTCTCAGCAGGCGTGCGGGCCCCTATCAGCAGGCCCGGCCCGGCAGCGCAGGACCCCGACGAGGACGAGGGGCTGAAACATTTAGAGCAG GAGGCGGAGAAGATGGTGGCGTACCTGCAGGACGGGGGGGTGGACGATGACAGAGTCACCGCTAAGACTGCGGACAAGCCCAAGCCTGCCGGGCTCCCGCTGACCCACGAGGCTGCGCTCAAGTGGTTTTACAAAGACCCACAAGGGGAGATCCAGG GTCCCTTCAGTAACCAGGAGATGACCGAGTGGTTCCAGGCGGGTTATTTCACAGTGTCTCTGCTGGTCAAAAGAGGATGTGATGAAGTTTTTCAGCCGCTTGGAGAGATTATGAAGATCTGGGGGCGAGTTCCGTTCGCTCCGGGCCCTGCACCGCCCccactgcag GGGGACGGTGACCAAGAGCGACTGAAGAGGCAGCAACTTACTGCTCTCAACCTGTAccaactgcagcagctccaatACCAATACCTCCTCAG GCAGCAGTATGCGCAGGCTCTGGCCCAGCAGAAAGCGGCAGCGCTCAGCTCGGctcctctccagcagcagcagcagcaccaacagcagaTCAGCCTGATTCTGCAGCAGTACCAGGCTCTGAAGCTAAG AGCCTCTGACAGCCTCCTACCTCCTGTTACCCGCTCCCTCTCTGTGCCCGATTCTGGTTCTGTGTGGGAAATGCAGAACTCTTCATCTCAGGCGTCCTGCACACCAAGCCTCCAGCAAGCGGCTCCATGTAGTGAGTTCCACCCTGGAAGTCTTTTAC CCTGGGATGGCGGCAGCGTCTGGGACCTGCCCATAGACTCCATGGCCCAGGCGCCAACCATCGAGCAGATGCAACAGTATGAGAAGGCCAAGACGGCCAAG ttggagctggagaggcGAGAAGCAGACATGAGAGCGAaacgggaggaagaggagcggaaAAGGCTGGAGGAGGCCCTCAGAGCtcggcaggaggaggaacggaAGCGAttagaagaggaggaagtggcgcGGCAGAAGCAG GAGGAAGCGTTACGGCGGCAGCGAGAGCACGAAGAGGCCCAGcgcaggaagagggaggaggaggagcgactGGCACAAGAGGAGGCCCTGCGGAGGTTAGAGGAGAGgcggaaggaagaggaggagaaagagaggaaaaaacgaGAAGAATTCCTGCGCAAACAG caggaggaagagcgcaggaagcaggaggagctggaggtgttACGCAggcgagaggaggagaagcgagcagaagaggaggcggcggcggctcagcagcagcaggaggaggagcagaagaggagagagcaggaggccctcaggctgcaggagctgcagaggcagcggctgcagcaccaggaggccctgaggaggctccagcagcagcagcagcagcagcagcagctggctcaGATGAAG CTTCCATCCTCCTCCAAATGGGGCCAGCAGTCAGTCAGCACCGTCAGTCAGAACCAGAACACGCTCTCGCTGGCTGAGATCCAGAaactggaggaagagagggaacggCAAGCCAGGGAGGAG AGCCGGcgccagcagctggagctgctgaagctgcagcagcagcaggtgctgcAACAGGCCCAGCAGCCTCAGGCCAAGCCCTCTGGCTGGGGGGGCGTGGCCAAACAACCCGCCGTCACCAAGTCGCTGGTGGAGATTCAGCGGGAGGAAGCTCAGCAGATGAAGCAGAGGAAGGAGCCGCAGCCCCAACACGCCGCGGTGACTCCGCCCAGAAGTGTAGGCGCCCGGCCGGTCCAGACCCCCCTCAGCACCTCGGTGTGGGGCTCCATCAGCACCAGCCTCTCCACCAACTGGGGGTCGGACTCCAGCAGCGTCTGGGGCGACCCCCACAACGCTAACATTGGCTTCTGGGACGACGCGGTCAAGGAGGCGGTCCAGCCGCCCCCCCAGCCCAGGAAAGGCAGCACGCAGAAGAACAGCAAAGGCAACGCCGGCCTCAG CGCTCTGAGTGGGCGGGCCAACAAGaaggcagaagaagaggagaagctgctgaggtTGTTCCAGGGGGTGTCCAAGAGCCAGCAGGACACCTTCATGCAGTGGTGTGAGCAAACGCTGCACACCCTCAACACGGCCAACAACCTGGACG TTCCAACGTTTGCATCCTTCCTGAAAGAAGTGGACTCTCCGTACGAGGTCCACGACTACGTCAGGGCCTATCTGGGGGACACTCCTGAGGCCAAGGACTTTGCCAAGCAGTTCATCGACCGTCGTGCCAAACAGAACACTAACCAACACAAACCGGCGCCGGCGCCCCCGCCCCAGcctctgaggcagcagcag GATTCTGTCTGGGGTGGGACGGGCTCATCGCCTGTGTACCAGGGGAACCACACAGGTGTGCAGCAGCGCTTTGAGACGGTCACTTcaggcaagaagaagaagaagcagaagatggTGCGCGCTGACCCCAGCCTTCTAG GTTTTTCTGTGAACGCCTCGTCTGAGAGATTAAATATGGGAGAGATTGAGACTGTGGAGGATTTTTAA
- the LOC101062588 gene encoding GRB10-interacting GYF protein 2 isoform X1, which yields MAETQTLNFGPEWLRALSSGGGGGGGSGCAVASPPLSPVLPKYKLADYRYGREEMLALYVKDNKIPTDLQDKEFLPILQEEPLPPLALVSFTEEEQRNFSMSVNSAAVLRLTGRGSGPIVGPSRGRSTSRGRGRGRGDGGFYQRSFDDVEGFGRGGREMHRSQSWEERGDRRFEKPGRKDPAEAAPGHFQMNHVRSTYEDGGAVLPRKHDFARTGSENWRSTRDDQNGEDDEGGWRLAGSRRDGERWCPPSPDGPRSAGWREVPDQRRRFPFDAREDERGYRRPRSGSGSLEDERDSLPEWCLEDAEEEAGTFDSSGAFLSLKKAPKEPILEEAELEFRPLEECEEGLEDEERPETKEAEAQREAVHKEGPGVSDAAPPVAPPPVSESQGPAQPLSQSQGLRPEESERPAEQRCPLEVPPEPCSAPLHAPMASALLESLPMAHVPTPHAAASAAPPSGQLQPPKPGEIPAPLPKPLSFSAGVRAPISRPGPAAQDPDEDEGLKHLEQEAEKMVAYLQDGGVDDDRVTAKTADKPKPAGLPLTHEAALKWFYKDPQGEIQGPFSNQEMTEWFQAGYFTVSLLVKRGCDEVFQPLGEIMKIWGRVPFAPGPAPPPLQGDGDQERLKRQQLTALNLYQLQQLQYQYLLRQQYAQALAQQKAAALSSAPLQQQQQHQQQISLILQQYQALKLRASDSLLPPVTRSLSVPDSGSVWEMQNSSSQASCTPSLQQAAPCSEFHPGSLLPWDGGSVWDLPIDSMAQAPTIEQMQQYEKAKTAKLELERREADMRAKREEEERKRLEEALRARQEEERKRLEEEEVARQKQEEALRRQREHEEAQRRKREEEERLAQEEALRRLEERRKEEEEKERKKREEFLRKQQEEERRKQEELEVLRRREEEKRAEEEAAAAQQQQEEEQKRREQEALRLQELQRQRLQHQEALRRLQQQQQQQQQLAQMKLPSSSKWGQQSVSTVSQNQNTLSLAEIQKLEEERERQAREESRRQQLELLKLQQQQVLQQAQQPQAKPSGWGGVAKQPAVTKSLVEIQREEAQQMKQRKEPQPQHAAVTPPRSVGARPVQTPLSTSVWGSISTSLSTNWGSDSSSVWGDPHNANIGFWDDAVKEAVQPPPQPRKGSTQKNSKGNAGLSALSGRANKKAEEEEKLLRLFQGVSKSQQDTFMQWCEQTLHTLNTANNLDVPTFASFLKEVDSPYEVHDYVRAYLGDTPEAKDFAKQFIDRRAKQNTNQHKPAPAPPPQPLRQQQDSVWGGTGSSPVYQGNHTGVQQRFETVTSGKKKKKQKMVRADPSLLGFSVNASSERLNMGEIETVEDF from the exons atggccgaAACCCAGACACTCAATTTTGGACCAGAATG GCTCCGTGCCCTgtccagcggcggcggcggcggcggcgggagcggCTGTGCCGTTGCCTCCCCACCTCTTTCACCCGTGTTGCCAAAGTATAAACTTGCAGACTATCGCTACGGAAGAGAAGAAATGTTAGCACTTTATGTAAAGGATAACAAG ATccccacagacctgcaggacaagGAGTTCCTGCCCATACTGCAAGAGGAGCCGCTGCCGCCTCTGGCGCTCGTGTCTTTCACAGAGGAGGAACAG AGAAACTTCTCCATGTCTGTAAACAGTGCGGCGGTGCTCCGGCTGACGGGGCGAGGGAGCGGGCCGATAGTGGGGCCGTCCAGAGGCCGAAGTACCTCAAGAGGTCGCG GCCGGGGGCGAGGAGACGGCGGGTTTTACCAAAGAAGCTTTGATGATGTGGAGGGTTTTGGTCGTGGAGGCAGAGAGATGCACCGTTCCCAGAGCTGGGAAGAAAG GGGCGACAGAAGGTTCGAGAAGCCCGGGCGGAAGGACCCAG CCGAGGCGGCGCCGGGACATTTCCAGATGAACCACG TCCGCAGCACCTACGAGGACGGAGGGGCGGTCCTGCCGAGGAAGCACGACTTTGCGCGCACGGGGAGCGAGAACTGGCGCTCTACCCGCGATGATCAGAACGGCGAGGACGACGAGGGGGGGTGGCGCTTGGCAGGGTCCCGTCGGGACGGCGAGCGCTGGTGTCCTCCCAGCCCAG ATGGGCCGCGGTCGGCCGGGTGGAGGGAGGTCCCGGATCAGCGCCGCCGCTTCCCCTTCGATGCCCGAGAAGACGAGCGCGGCTACAGGAGGCCGCGGTCGGGCAGCGGCAGCCTGGAGGACGAGCGGGACAGCCTGCCGGAGTGGTGCCTGGAGGACgccgaggaggaggcggggaCCTTCGACTCCTCGGGGGCTTTTCTCTCCCTCAAG AAGGCCCCCAAGGAGCCCATTCttgaggaggcggagctggagTTCCGGCCGTTAGAGGAGTGTGAGGAGGGCCTGGAGGACGAGGAGCGCCCGGAGACCAAAGAAGCTGAAGCCCAGAGAGAAGCTGTCCACAAAG AGGGGCCAGGAGTGTCAGACGCAGCCCCGcccgtcgccccccccccggtctCGGAGTCCCAGGGTCCGGCTCAGCCCCTGTCCCAGAGCCAGGGTTTGAGACCAGAAGAGTCCGAGAGGCCTGCTGAGCAACGGTGCCCCCTGGAGGTGCCCCCAGAGCCCTGCAGCGCTCCCCTGCACGCCCCCATGGCCAGCGCCCTCCTGGAGTCCCTCCCCATGGCCCACGTTCCTACGCCTCATGCTGCAG CTTCAGCGGCGCCACCTTCAGGCCAACTTCAGCCCCCAAAGCCTGGGGAGAtccctgctcccctccccaAGCCCTTGTCCTTCTCAGCAGGCGTGCGGGCCCCTATCAGCAGGCCCGGCCCGGCAGCGCAGGACCCCGACGAGGACGAGGGGCTGAAACATTTAGAGCAG GAGGCGGAGAAGATGGTGGCGTACCTGCAGGACGGGGGGGTGGACGATGACAGAGTCACCGCTAAGACTGCGGACAAGCCCAAGCCTGCCGGGCTCCCGCTGACCCACGAGGCTGCGCTCAAGTGGTTTTACAAAGACCCACAAGGGGAGATCCAGG GTCCCTTCAGTAACCAGGAGATGACCGAGTGGTTCCAGGCGGGTTATTTCACAGTGTCTCTGCTGGTCAAAAGAGGATGTGATGAAGTTTTTCAGCCGCTTGGAGAGATTATGAAGATCTGGGGGCGAGTTCCGTTCGCTCCGGGCCCTGCACCGCCCccactgcag GGGGACGGTGACCAAGAGCGACTGAAGAGGCAGCAACTTACTGCTCTCAACCTGTAccaactgcagcagctccaatACCAATACCTCCTCAG GCAGCAGTATGCGCAGGCTCTGGCCCAGCAGAAAGCGGCAGCGCTCAGCTCGGctcctctccagcagcagcagcagcaccaacagcagaTCAGCCTGATTCTGCAGCAGTACCAGGCTCTGAAGCTAAG AGCCTCTGACAGCCTCCTACCTCCTGTTACCCGCTCCCTCTCTGTGCCCGATTCTGGTTCTGTGTGGGAAATGCAGAACTCTTCATCTCAGGCGTCCTGCACACCAAGCCTCCAGCAAGCGGCTCCATGTAGTGAGTTCCACCCTGGAAGTCTTTTAC CCTGGGATGGCGGCAGCGTCTGGGACCTGCCCATAGACTCCATGGCCCAGGCGCCAACCATCGAGCAGATGCAACAGTATGAGAAGGCCAAGACGGCCAAG ttggagctggagaggcGAGAAGCAGACATGAGAGCGAaacgggaggaagaggagcggaaAAGGCTGGAGGAGGCCCTCAGAGCtcggcaggaggaggaacggaAGCGAttagaagaggaggaagtggcgcGGCAGAAGCAG GAGGAAGCGTTACGGCGGCAGCGAGAGCACGAAGAGGCCCAGcgcaggaagagggaggaggaggagcgactGGCACAAGAGGAGGCCCTGCGGAGGTTAGAGGAGAGgcggaaggaagaggaggagaaagagaggaaaaaacgaGAAGAATTCCTGCGCAAACAG caggaggaagagcgcaggaagcaggaggagctggaggtgttACGCAggcgagaggaggagaagcgagcagaagaggaggcggcggcggctcagcagcagcaggaggaggagcagaagaggagagagcaggaggccctcaggctgcaggagctgcagaggcagcggctgcagcaccaggaggccctgaggaggctccagcagcagcagcagcagcagcagcagctggctcaGATGAAG CTTCCATCCTCCTCCAAATGGGGCCAGCAGTCAGTCAGCACCGTCAGTCAGAACCAGAACACGCTCTCGCTGGCTGAGATCCAGAaactggaggaagagagggaacggCAAGCCAGGGAGGAG AGCCGGcgccagcagctggagctgctgaagctgcagcagcagcaggtgctgcAACAGGCCCAGCAGCCTCAGGCCAAGCCCTCTGGCTGGGGGGGCGTGGCCAAACAACCCGCCGTCACCAAGTCGCTGGTGGAGATTCAGCGGGAGGAAGCTCAGCAGATGAAGCAGAGGAAGGAGCCGCAGCCCCAACACGCCGCGGTGACTCCGCCCAGAAGTGTAGGCGCCCGGCCGGTCCAGACCCCCCTCAGCACCTCGGTGTGGGGCTCCATCAGCACCAGCCTCTCCACCAACTGGGGGTCGGACTCCAGCAGCGTCTGGGGCGACCCCCACAACGCTAACATTGGCTTCTGGGACGACGCGGTCAAGGAGGCGGTCCAGCCGCCCCCCCAGCCCAGGAAAGGCAGCACGCAGAAGAACAGCAAAGGCAACGCCGGCCTCAG CGCTCTGAGTGGGCGGGCCAACAAGaaggcagaagaagaggagaagctgctgaggtTGTTCCAGGGGGTGTCCAAGAGCCAGCAGGACACCTTCATGCAGTGGTGTGAGCAAACGCTGCACACCCTCAACACGGCCAACAACCTGGACG TTCCAACGTTTGCATCCTTCCTGAAAGAAGTGGACTCTCCGTACGAGGTCCACGACTACGTCAGGGCCTATCTGGGGGACACTCCTGAGGCCAAGGACTTTGCCAAGCAGTTCATCGACCGTCGTGCCAAACAGAACACTAACCAACACAAACCGGCGCCGGCGCCCCCGCCCCAGcctctgaggcagcagcag GATTCTGTCTGGGGTGGGACGGGCTCATCGCCTGTGTACCAGGGGAACCACACAGGTGTGCAGCAGCGCTTTGAGACGGTCACTTcaggcaagaagaagaagaagcagaagatggTGCGCGCTGACCCCAGCCTTCTAG GTTTTTCTGTGAACGCCTCGTCTGAGAGATTAAATATGGGAGAGATTGAGACTGTGGAGGATTTTTAA